The proteins below are encoded in one region of Rhododendron vialii isolate Sample 1 chromosome 7a, ASM3025357v1:
- the LOC131334554 gene encoding aspartyl protease family protein 2-like, which produces MLALSLSLSLPPSTVLSSLSLTTLFPTLPLQNMRGKIAMPILFSFLFLSLSSAFSTPLDFQTLVLSPLPKPHTLSWTQQDSESLTLPDPSQTPTTTLSVQLHHRDSLPSLESTPDTLFTRRLQRDAARAKTLTDAVKLAAKANVSRARGKGGFSSSVTSGLAQGSGEYFTRIGIGTPPKYSYMVLDTGSDVVWIQCSPCKKCYTQSDPVFDPKKSTTFAGVTCGSPLCRRLDSPGCNNRQMCLYQVSYGDGSFTFGEFSTETLTFRRVRVKNIALGCGHDNEGLFVGAAGLLGLGRGKLSFPNQAGRRFGNKFSYCLVDRSASSKPSSVVFGESAVSRTAVFTPLLTNPKLDTFYYLGLTGMSVGGVRVKGITESLFKLDSTGNGGVIIDSGTSVTRLTRPAYVALRDAFRAGAADLKRAADFSLFDTCFDLSGKTVVKVPTVMMHFAGANVALPASNYLIPVDSKGSFCFAFAGTMSGLSIIGNIQQQGFRVVYDLAGSRIGFAPRGCD; this is translated from the coding sequence AtgcttgctctctctctctctctctccctccctccctccacAGTTCTGAGTTCACTCTCTCTCACTACCCTTTTCCccactctccctctccaaaacaTGAGAGGGAAAATCGCCATGCCCAttctcttctccttcctcttcctctctctctcctccgcttTCTCCACACCCCTTGACTTCCAAACTTTGGTTCTATCCCCCCTTCCTAAACCTCACACCCTCTCATGGACCCAACAAGACTCCGAATCCCTCACCCTACCCGACCCATCACaaacccccaccaccaccctctCCGTTCAATTACACCACCGCGACTCTCTCCCCTCCCTCGAATCCACCCCGGATACCCTCTTCACCCGTCGTCTCCAACGCGACGCCGCCAGGGCCAAAACCCTAACGGACGCCGTTAAACTAGCCGCCAAAGCAAACGTCAGCCGCGCGCGTGGGAAGGGCGGGTTCAGCAGCTCCGTCACGTCGGGACTCGCCCAGGGCAGCGGCGAGTACTTCACCCGCATAGGCATCGGCACGCCTCCCAAATACTCTTACATGGTCCTCGACACCGGCAGCGACGTCGTCTGGATCCAGTGCTCCCCATGCAAGAAATGCTACACCCAGTCCGACCCGGTTTTCGACCCGAAAAAATCCACCACCTTCGCCGGCGTCACCTGCGGGTCCCCCTTGTGCCGCCGCCTCGACTCCCCTGGCTGCAACAACCGCCAGATGTGCCTATACCAAGTCTCCTACGGCGACGGCTCCTTCACTTTCGGCGAGTTCTCGACCGAAACGCTCACGTTTCGCAGAGTCCGAGTTAAAAACATTGCCCTAGGCTGCGGCCACGACAACGAGGGGCTGTTCGTCGGCGCAGCCGGTTTGCTAGGCCTAGGCCGGGGGAAGTTGTCGTTTCCGAACCAGGCCGGACGCCGGTTCGGTAACAAGTTCTCCTACTGTTTAGTAGACCGATCCGCCTCGTCGAAACCGTCATCGGTCGTTTTCGGCGAGTCTGCGGTTTCTCGAACCGCCGTTTTCACGCCGTTGCTCACTAACCCCAAGCTAGACACTTTCTACTACCTCGGACTCACGGGAATGAGCGTCGGCGGCGTTAGAGTCAAAGGGATCACGGAGTCTCTGTTCAAGCTTGATAGCACCGGTAACGGCGGGGTTATAATCGATTCAGGTACCTCCGTGACCCGGTTGACCCGACCCGCTTACGTGGCCTTGAGGGACGCATTTAGGGCCGGAGCGGCGGATTTGAAGAGGGCGGCGGATTTCTCGCTGTTCGACACGTGCTTTGATCTGTCTGGGAAGACGGTGGTGAAGGTGCCGACGGTGATGATGCATTTCGCCGGAGCGAACGTGGCGTTGCCGGCGTCGAATTATTTGATTCCGGTGGATAGCAAAGGCAGTTTTTGCTTTGCGTTTGCGGGTACAATGAGCGGGTTGTCCATAATTGGGAATATACAGCAGCAGGGGTTCCGGGTTGTGTATGATTTGGCGGGGTCTCGGATCGGATTTGCTCCACGCGGGTGCGATTGA